The Dyella caseinilytica genome has a window encoding:
- a CDS encoding FecR family protein, whose protein sequence is MNMDRRQTNRDITLGSYDEAEHWFVRLLEPDCPAEQREAFERWRAADPEHAAAYREIQLLWKQSEDAIKDPAVMAAAKRALQPEPQVRARKRWFVPALAAGFAALLLAVALPRWLGAPADPAGTAYATVAGQEQTVTLADGSSILLDTDTKVVVRYSERTRRVDLLRGQAQFSVQGNHAWPFVVHAGAGTVTAVGTQFQVRLDDEVTDVALLKGKLAIAAQAPNGGTQDASLVGGQGLSYDANGQITPIHAVDMQQAHGWTSGQLFVHNWRLADLIAEMNRYSNTKLQLGDASLANIRVSGVFRTSDQQTLLLLLQQGWSIRAQRINGTQIQLLR, encoded by the coding sequence ATGAACATGGACAGGCGGCAGACAAACAGGGACATCACGCTAGGCTCGTATGACGAGGCCGAACACTGGTTCGTGCGCTTGCTTGAACCTGACTGCCCTGCCGAACAGCGGGAAGCATTCGAGCGCTGGCGCGCAGCCGATCCGGAGCACGCCGCCGCCTATCGCGAGATCCAGTTGCTGTGGAAGCAGAGCGAGGATGCGATCAAGGATCCGGCGGTGATGGCGGCGGCGAAGCGCGCATTGCAGCCGGAGCCGCAGGTACGTGCGCGAAAGCGTTGGTTTGTTCCCGCCCTGGCCGCTGGCTTTGCCGCGCTGCTTCTGGCGGTCGCACTACCGCGTTGGCTGGGGGCGCCGGCGGACCCGGCCGGCACCGCGTACGCAACGGTTGCCGGTCAGGAGCAGACCGTCACGCTGGCGGATGGCTCATCCATCCTGCTCGATACGGATACCAAGGTCGTGGTGCGCTATAGCGAACGCACGCGCCGCGTCGACCTGTTGCGCGGGCAAGCGCAATTCTCCGTGCAAGGAAACCATGCGTGGCCATTCGTCGTCCATGCGGGTGCCGGCACAGTGACTGCGGTCGGCACGCAGTTCCAGGTTCGCCTTGATGATGAGGTGACCGATGTCGCACTGCTCAAGGGCAAGCTCGCCATCGCGGCACAAGCCCCCAATGGCGGCACGCAGGATGCTTCGTTGGTGGGCGGCCAGGGGCTTTCCTACGATGCAAACGGGCAGATCACCCCGATACACGCGGTGGACATGCAGCAAGCACATGGCTGGACCAGCGGCCAGCTGTTTGTCCACAACTGGCGTCTGGCTGACCTGATTGCCGAAATGAATCGCTACAGCAACACCAAGCTGCAGCTTGGCGATGCTTCGCTGGCGAACATCCGTGTCAGCGGTGTTTTCCGTACCAGTGATCAGCAGACGTTGTTGCTGTTGCTGCAGCAAGGTTGGTCGATTCGCGCACAGCGAATCAACGGCACACAGATTCAGTTGCTGCGTTAA
- a CDS encoding protease pro-enzyme activation domain-containing protein, translating to MSSRFGFSGNRKLLLPAALSLALVSLSAHAGDTWVSTRTHAGIQNNNGSKFSTLVMTGHPSIEASQIMPLEQSRKLHVEVSLNLRNVDDLQSFLQAVNQPGSASYHQFLTPAQFKAKYAPTDAQVQVVVAHLKASGFTNIKVASNNMLVSADGTASSANAAFNANMKTFSYKGKAHFANASDVTVPQTLGGIVDGVLGLQDYARPHVMSHRISSDAAKAQASGTQVGHNPTDFASIYDAGSTSTASNTVVGIITWGDMSQTISDLNTFTSNNNLATVNTSTVAGGSGTLANDGDPSEWDLDSQDIIGVSGGVKQLIFYAAINGDAQDSQLTDANITAAYNKAVTDNVAKIINVSLGEDETAANNSGTQAADDKAFAQAVAQGQIFSVAAGDAGVYQWSSDPTESAPGYVANSSGTVEINLSHYGVSEPASSPDVVAVGGTTLSTTNTTTWAGETVWNEGLAQIDPQGQNNNGTPDDNERLWATGGGISLFETAPTWQTSALGSSVTKRELPDVAFDAASSTGALIVINGQANQQVGGTSLASPLFVGIWARIESANNNSLGLPTQNMYTYFPKDTTPLHDVTSGNNGYNGYGYNAATGYDNTTGWGSLDISKLSAYVTKYWGGSGSTGGGGTTPTTGNPVANFTDTVSGLTVNFSNSSTDTGGTISSYAWNFGDSSTSTSASPSHTYAAAGTYTVTLTVTDSTGAANTKTGSVTVTSTSSGGGSSNGVFSSNKSVVINDNATITSSIAVTGVSGNAPSNLKVHASITHNWSGDLTVEIIAPNGAYAVLQNPDYDNDGNINTTWTVNASSISANGTWKLKVIDNDPEYYGDYGTLNNWSLTF from the coding sequence ATGTCGAGTCGTTTTGGTTTTTCGGGGAATCGTAAATTGCTTTTGCCAGCAGCACTGTCGCTGGCGCTGGTTTCGTTGTCGGCACATGCCGGCGATACCTGGGTATCGACCCGCACGCACGCGGGCATTCAAAACAACAACGGCAGCAAATTTTCCACGCTGGTGATGACGGGTCATCCATCGATCGAGGCCTCGCAGATCATGCCGTTGGAACAGAGCAGGAAGCTGCACGTGGAAGTCAGCTTGAACCTGCGCAACGTGGATGATTTGCAGAGCTTTCTGCAAGCCGTGAACCAGCCTGGCAGCGCCAGCTATCACCAGTTCCTGACGCCTGCTCAGTTCAAGGCGAAGTACGCGCCGACCGATGCACAGGTCCAAGTCGTGGTGGCGCACCTGAAAGCATCCGGCTTCACCAACATCAAGGTGGCGTCAAACAACATGCTGGTGTCGGCCGACGGTACGGCATCGAGCGCGAATGCGGCGTTCAACGCCAACATGAAGACCTTCAGCTACAAGGGCAAGGCGCACTTTGCCAACGCATCCGACGTGACCGTGCCGCAGACGCTGGGTGGCATCGTCGATGGCGTGCTCGGTCTGCAGGATTACGCGCGTCCGCATGTGATGTCCCATCGCATCAGCAGCGACGCCGCCAAGGCGCAGGCGTCTGGCACGCAAGTGGGCCACAACCCGACGGACTTCGCGTCGATCTACGACGCAGGCAGCACGTCGACCGCTTCGAATACGGTGGTCGGCATCATCACCTGGGGCGACATGTCCCAGACCATTTCCGACCTGAACACGTTCACCAGCAACAACAACCTAGCCACGGTGAACACCTCGACCGTCGCCGGTGGCAGTGGCACGCTGGCCAATGATGGCGATCCGTCGGAGTGGGATCTGGACAGCCAGGACATCATCGGCGTGTCCGGCGGCGTGAAGCAGCTGATTTTCTACGCCGCGATCAACGGCGATGCCCAGGACAGCCAGCTCACCGACGCGAACATCACCGCGGCCTACAACAAGGCGGTGACGGATAACGTTGCCAAGATCATCAACGTCTCGCTGGGCGAAGACGAAACCGCGGCGAACAACTCCGGCACGCAGGCGGCCGACGACAAGGCGTTCGCGCAGGCCGTGGCGCAGGGCCAGATCTTCTCGGTCGCTGCGGGTGATGCGGGCGTGTACCAGTGGTCGAGCGATCCGACCGAAAGCGCACCCGGCTATGTCGCCAATTCCAGCGGCACGGTGGAAATCAATCTCAGCCATTACGGCGTGAGCGAACCGGCCAGTTCGCCGGATGTGGTCGCTGTCGGCGGCACCACGCTGAGCACCACCAACACCACCACCTGGGCTGGTGAAACGGTGTGGAACGAAGGTCTGGCGCAGATCGATCCGCAAGGCCAGAACAACAACGGCACGCCAGACGACAACGAGCGCCTGTGGGCAACCGGCGGCGGCATCAGCCTGTTCGAAACAGCGCCGACGTGGCAGACCTCGGCCCTTGGCTCCTCGGTGACCAAGCGCGAATTGCCGGACGTGGCGTTCGATGCCGCTTCCAGCACCGGCGCGTTGATTGTCATCAACGGCCAGGCCAACCAGCAGGTTGGCGGCACAAGTCTGGCTTCGCCGCTGTTCGTGGGCATCTGGGCACGTATCGAATCGGCCAACAACAATTCGCTCGGACTGCCGACCCAGAACATGTACACCTACTTCCCCAAGGACACCACGCCGCTGCATGACGTGACCTCGGGCAACAACGGTTACAACGGCTACGGTTACAACGCCGCCACGGGCTACGACAACACCACCGGCTGGGGCAGCCTGGATATCAGCAAGCTCAGCGCTTATGTCACCAAGTATTGGGGCGGCTCCGGCAGCACCGGCGGCGGTGGCACCACGCCCACGACGGGCAACCCGGTCGCCAACTTCACCGATACAGTGAGCGGCCTGACGGTGAACTTCAGCAACAGCTCCACCGATACCGGCGGCACCATCAGTTCCTATGCCTGGAATTTTGGTGACAGCAGCACCTCGACCTCGGCCAGCCCCAGCCACACCTATGCAGCCGCAGGTACTTACACGGTCACCCTGACGGTGACTGACAGCACCGGTGCGGCCAACACCAAGACCGGGTCGGTCACGGTGACCAGCACCAGCAGTGGCGGCGGCAGCAGCAACGGCGTGTTCAGTAGCAACAAATCCGTGGTGATCAACGACAACGCCACTATCACCAGCAGCATCGCGGTGACCGGGGTATCGGGCAATGCGCCGTCAAACCTGAAGGTGCACGCCAGCATCACGCACAACTGGTCGGGCGACCTGACCGTCGAAATCATCGCTCCGAACGGCGCCTATGCCGTGCTGCAGAACCCGGACTATGACAACGATGGCAACATCAACACCACCTGGACGGTGAACGCCTCCTCGATATCCGCCAACGGTACGTGGAAGCTGAAGGTGATCGACAACGATCCGGAGTACTACGGTGACTACGGCACGCTCAACAACTGGAGCCTGACGTTCTAA
- a CDS encoding RNA polymerase sigma factor — MENKRESASIVPLPESPALDVRANAQNFDAFIRSQFRGLVQFLRARTASEQDAEDAAQESMAKLLRYRESEPPSAWKQLLYRIAVNVAHDQFRVSLTHHRKEHVALDALDIAATEHTPEQRAVYEQQVARLSKAILELPPKCQRVYLLKRAHDLSHAQIAERCGISVKMVEKHLATALAQLRRKVGDSSEEPF, encoded by the coding sequence ATGGAGAACAAACGGGAGAGTGCGTCGATCGTTCCGTTGCCGGAGTCTCCGGCCCTCGATGTACGCGCCAATGCACAGAATTTCGATGCGTTTATCCGCAGCCAGTTTCGTGGACTGGTGCAGTTTTTGCGCGCCCGGACGGCATCCGAGCAGGATGCAGAGGACGCGGCGCAGGAGAGCATGGCCAAACTGCTGCGCTACCGCGAATCGGAGCCGCCGTCGGCCTGGAAGCAGTTGCTGTATCGCATTGCGGTGAACGTGGCGCATGACCAGTTTCGGGTTTCCCTGACCCATCACCGCAAGGAACACGTCGCACTGGATGCGCTGGATATTGCCGCCACCGAGCACACACCAGAGCAACGTGCGGTTTATGAGCAGCAGGTTGCCCGCCTGTCCAAGGCCATCCTGGAGCTCCCTCCCAAGTGCCAGCGGGTGTACTTGCTCAAGCGCGCGCATGACCTGAGTCATGCGCAGATCGCCGAGCGCTGCGGCATTTCGGTGAAAATGGTGGAAAAACATCTCGCTACCGCACTGGCCCAGCTGAGGCGCAAGGTAGGAGATTCGTCGGAAGAACCGTTTTAA
- a CDS encoding FecCD family ABC transporter permease, producing the protein MNSAGMALPAASRRAGHRVVLGSLCVTLLIVATFAMTCGAMHLSAEDVFGALLRRMGGKPAQADDAIVLTLRLPRVLMAALVGAALACSGAVMQGMFRNPLVEPGLIGVSSGSALGAIGVIVLGGGFGAGLLGSFGVTIAAFAGGLLTTALVYAIGRRRPDAATLLLAGVAINAISMAGIGVLTYMASERQLRDLSLWTLGSLGGTDWIRLVAVAPWILLSLLWLPIHARALNALLLGEREASLLGYHTERLQRLLIALTALATSAAVATCGVISFVGLLVPHAIRMMWGPDHRLLLPASALGGAILLIGADTVARTVVAPAELPIGIITALLGGPFFLWLLMRTRTSGVRA; encoded by the coding sequence ATGAACAGCGCAGGTATGGCGTTGCCCGCGGCCAGCCGCAGGGCAGGGCATCGCGTGGTGCTTGGCAGCTTGTGTGTGACCCTGCTGATCGTTGCCACCTTCGCCATGACTTGCGGCGCGATGCACCTGAGCGCAGAAGATGTTTTCGGTGCACTGCTGCGCCGAATGGGCGGAAAGCCAGCGCAAGCGGACGACGCCATCGTGCTTACTCTGCGCTTGCCACGCGTGCTGATGGCGGCATTGGTCGGTGCAGCGCTCGCGTGCAGTGGCGCGGTGATGCAGGGCATGTTTCGCAATCCGCTGGTGGAACCGGGATTGATCGGTGTGTCATCCGGCTCGGCCTTAGGCGCGATCGGCGTCATTGTGCTGGGTGGCGGATTCGGTGCGGGTTTGCTGGGTTCGTTCGGGGTGACGATCGCCGCCTTCGCCGGTGGCTTGCTGACGACGGCGCTGGTCTATGCCATCGGCCGCCGCCGTCCGGATGCCGCGACGTTGTTGCTGGCGGGTGTGGCGATCAATGCGATATCGATGGCTGGCATCGGTGTCCTCACTTATATGGCGAGCGAGCGCCAGTTGCGCGATCTCAGCCTATGGACGCTTGGCAGTCTCGGCGGTACGGATTGGATACGATTGGTGGCCGTTGCGCCGTGGATCCTGTTATCGCTGCTGTGGCTGCCCATCCATGCACGCGCACTCAACGCGCTGTTGCTTGGCGAACGCGAAGCCAGTCTTCTCGGGTATCACACGGAGCGACTGCAGCGACTGTTGATTGCCCTCACCGCCCTGGCCACCAGCGCTGCAGTCGCCACATGCGGCGTCATCAGTTTTGTCGGCCTGCTGGTGCCGCACGCCATACGCATGATGTGGGGGCCGGATCATCGCCTGCTGTTGCCGGCTTCGGCCTTGGGCGGTGCCATCCTGCTGATCGGCGCCGACACGGTCGCGCGTACCGTGGTAGCGCCCGCCGAGCTGCCGATCGGCATCAT
- a CDS encoding hemin-degrading factor: protein MSNESSSVHAIAMPVLEVREAWQRLRESEPNLRARDLAECIGVSEGEVVASRCGEGVTRLQGPWPDLLRALPALGRVMVLTRNDSCVHEKKGTFANIEIGGSMGVVLDQAIDLRLFLTRWKHGFAVQETSRGRLLHSLQFFDADGQAVHKIYRTDDSDIAAWDSLIGRYSAAVQSPLLELAAVDDPLPQLRQDHEVDAPSLREDWRAMRDPHDFFALLRKHHVTRTQALRVAGAEFAQRVDNQAIGTVLESAAASGLPIMVFVGSPGVVQIHTGPVHTIKRVGPWLNVMDMDFNLHLREDHVAESWVVRKPTPEGPVTSLDLYDTRGRQILQIFGKRKPGIPELKAWRALADSLPRMERTNA, encoded by the coding sequence ATGTCGAACGAATCGTCATCCGTGCATGCCATCGCCATGCCGGTACTGGAAGTGCGCGAAGCGTGGCAACGCCTGCGCGAAAGCGAGCCCAACTTGCGCGCACGCGATCTGGCTGAATGCATCGGCGTCAGCGAAGGCGAAGTGGTGGCAAGCCGCTGCGGTGAAGGCGTCACACGCCTGCAAGGTCCGTGGCCCGACCTGCTGCGCGCGTTGCCGGCGTTGGGGCGCGTGATGGTATTGACACGCAATGACAGCTGCGTGCACGAAAAGAAAGGCACGTTTGCGAACATCGAGATCGGTGGATCGATGGGCGTGGTGCTGGATCAAGCCATCGACCTGCGCCTGTTCCTGACTCGCTGGAAACATGGTTTCGCCGTACAGGAAACATCGCGCGGCCGCCTGTTGCACAGCCTGCAGTTCTTCGATGCCGATGGACAGGCTGTGCACAAGATCTACCGTACCGACGATAGCGACATCGCAGCGTGGGACAGTCTGATCGGGCGTTACAGCGCCGCCGTGCAATCGCCGTTGCTCGAGCTTGCCGCGGTGGATGATCCACTGCCGCAATTACGGCAGGATCATGAAGTGGATGCGCCATCTCTGCGTGAAGATTGGCGTGCCATGCGTGATCCGCACGATTTCTTCGCCTTGCTGAGGAAACATCACGTCACCCGCACGCAGGCCTTGCGCGTCGCCGGTGCCGAGTTCGCGCAGCGCGTCGACAATCAGGCGATTGGTACAGTGCTGGAAAGTGCGGCAGCAAGCGGCTTGCCCATCATGGTTTTCGTCGGCTCGCCCGGTGTGGTGCAGATCCACACAGGGCCGGTGCATACCATCAAGCGCGTGGGTCCGTGGCTCAACGTGATGGACATGGATTTCAACCTGCATCTGCGCGAAGACCATGTCGCCGAGAGCTGGGTCGTGCGCAAGCCGACACCGGAAGGCCCGGTCACGTCGCTGGATCTTTACGATACCCGCGGCAGACAGATCCTGCAGATCTTTGGCAAGCGCAAGCCCGGCATCCCGGAATTGAAAGCCTGGCGCGCACTGGCGGACAGCTTGCCCAGAATGGAGCGCACTAATGCGTAA
- a CDS encoding heme/hemin ABC transporter substrate-binding protein — MAMLLIFALAPLARAGDTPQRVVALGGDITETIYALDAQAKLVGVDSTSEWPAAAHQLPNVGYVRQLNAEGILALHPTQVIATHDAGPATVLEQLRQAGVTLDLLPPSRSPQDVMAKIDDIGHLLNSDAQARQLNAKLVQSYTALQSRVAAMPHHPRVVFLLSAGAGNFLAAGHDTAADRAIALAGGSNAIQAYSGYKPLSAEALVAAAPDVLVVMSERADGVGDIGQVLALPGMLQTPAGQRKHVIFVDGQALLGFGPRNADSELSLQGKFAATLPP, encoded by the coding sequence ATGGCAATGTTGCTGATCTTTGCGTTGGCGCCACTGGCACGCGCTGGCGATACGCCGCAGCGTGTCGTGGCGCTGGGCGGCGATATCACCGAAACCATCTACGCATTGGATGCGCAAGCCAAGCTCGTTGGTGTGGATAGCACCAGCGAATGGCCTGCGGCTGCGCACCAGCTTCCCAACGTGGGCTATGTGCGCCAGCTCAACGCGGAAGGAATTCTGGCCTTGCATCCGACGCAAGTGATCGCCACGCATGACGCGGGACCGGCCACGGTGCTTGAGCAATTGCGCCAGGCTGGCGTGACACTGGACCTTCTGCCGCCATCAAGATCGCCACAGGACGTGATGGCGAAAATTGATGACATTGGGCATCTTCTCAACAGCGATGCGCAGGCCCGCCAGCTCAATGCCAAGCTTGTGCAGAGTTACACTGCGCTGCAATCGCGCGTGGCCGCCATGCCGCACCATCCGCGCGTGGTATTCCTGCTATCGGCAGGCGCAGGAAATTTTCTTGCCGCAGGACACGACACGGCTGCGGATCGCGCGATAGCACTGGCCGGTGGCAGCAACGCGATCCAGGCTTACAGCGGCTACAAGCCGTTGTCCGCCGAAGCGCTGGTCGCTGCTGCGCCGGACGTGCTGGTGGTGATGAGCGAGCGTGCCGATGGCGTTGGCGATATCGGGCAAGTGCTCGCGCTGCCGGGCATGCTGCAAACGCCGGCCGGCCAGCGCAAGCACGTGATCTTCGTCGACGGCCAGGCGCTGCTGGGGTTTGGTCCACGCAATGCGGACAGTGAACTGAGCTTGCAAGGTAAGTTCGCCGCCACGCTGCCGCCATGA
- a CDS encoding TonB-dependent hemoglobin/transferrin/lactoferrin family receptor, whose product MLRFTPLAAFIAAALTLSVQAADAPSTPVPSQDNTTQLPGVQVSASTPSVLLNVPGTTTVIGRQQMDRHLVTNIRDLVQYEPGVSAIGTAGRFGLDSFNIRGLSGNRTRIEIDGVSLPDSFGADVAGGSFRAGRNFLDLDEIKQVEIVRGPSSALYPSDALGGVVSLITKDPADYLRPGKDVYTSLKEQYDGADRSFATTATMAGGDQRNGILFVFNHRAGHETEDMGDVGGVGNTRTRADPQTYDLNSFLGKYVHTADSGRTDRFIVDGSQTRTRTDGLSELVPAYGVTPAYYNSQDENMRVRASVGQWFPQLNSVLADTLDWNAYWQKSLTRTHTQTTYGPIDRYFDSLPLQEKVFGGKLVATKHLGDTGPVSQTISYGVELSRTTAQSNVDGYGINTLTGATGSSDAFMPGNYPLHLIPDSATYRYSVFGQDEISLFGDHLLITPGVRADRYEYKPDNDALYLKYNNGFVQNNFEQNHVSPKLGVIWRFTDALSAYANFDYGFRPPLYSEIAGAWNEQPVAGINIAYLPNPNLRSETSRGAEFGVRGKSDVGWFNVDGYYNAYRNFIWSGYALAPSAVPAWAYQISPGAFYNEFFQAVNARKAYIKGFEATGALQLGHFSDVLKGWSLKGSAAVATGRLIQPGDTGYTPLNTVDPAKLVAGVSYDADNWGAELIGTAVRRHTGLSDPTIFRPPGYGKLDLYAHYSPTDYLDLYAGISNLTNRKYWDWGNLNSGALGNLISGNGLNDAGTGGLPADRFTMPGRTFSLAARIAY is encoded by the coding sequence ATGCTGCGCTTCACCCCGCTGGCCGCTTTTATCGCGGCAGCTTTGACGCTTTCCGTACAAGCCGCCGACGCGCCGTCGACGCCCGTGCCATCCCAGGACAACACCACCCAGTTGCCGGGCGTGCAGGTCTCGGCGTCCACGCCTTCGGTACTGTTGAACGTGCCGGGCACCACCACGGTGATCGGCCGGCAGCAGATGGATCGGCACCTGGTGACCAACATCCGCGATCTGGTGCAGTACGAGCCGGGTGTATCGGCCATTGGTACGGCAGGACGCTTCGGCCTGGATAGCTTCAACATCCGTGGCCTGTCGGGCAATCGCACGCGCATCGAGATCGATGGTGTATCGCTGCCGGATTCGTTCGGTGCGGATGTGGCGGGTGGAAGCTTCCGTGCGGGGCGCAATTTCCTCGATCTGGATGAGATCAAGCAGGTCGAGATTGTGCGCGGTCCGTCATCGGCGCTTTATCCCTCCGATGCGCTGGGAGGCGTGGTCAGCCTGATCACCAAAGATCCGGCCGACTATCTGCGCCCTGGCAAAGATGTCTACACCTCATTGAAAGAACAGTACGACGGCGCGGATCGCAGCTTCGCCACCACCGCGACCATGGCCGGCGGCGATCAGCGCAACGGCATCCTGTTCGTGTTCAACCATCGCGCTGGTCATGAAACCGAGGACATGGGCGATGTCGGTGGTGTCGGCAACACGCGCACGCGCGCCGATCCGCAAACCTACGATCTGAACAGTTTCCTCGGCAAGTACGTGCACACCGCCGATAGCGGACGTACGGACCGTTTCATTGTCGATGGTTCGCAGACGCGCACGCGCACCGATGGCTTATCGGAGCTGGTGCCAGCGTATGGCGTGACGCCGGCTTACTACAACTCGCAGGATGAGAACATGCGCGTGCGCGCCAGTGTGGGGCAGTGGTTCCCGCAACTGAACAGCGTGCTGGCCGATACGCTGGATTGGAACGCGTATTGGCAGAAAAGCCTCACGCGCACGCATACCCAGACCACCTACGGACCGATCGACCGCTATTTCGACAGTTTGCCGCTGCAGGAAAAAGTATTCGGCGGAAAATTGGTGGCGACCAAGCATCTTGGCGACACCGGTCCCGTCAGCCAGACGATCAGCTACGGCGTCGAGTTGTCGCGCACTACCGCGCAGTCCAACGTGGATGGTTACGGCATCAATACGCTGACCGGCGCAACCGGCAGCAGCGACGCCTTCATGCCCGGCAACTACCCTTTGCACCTGATCCCGGACAGCGCGACGTATCGCTACTCGGTCTTCGGGCAGGACGAGATCAGCCTGTTTGGTGACCACTTGCTTATCACGCCCGGCGTTCGCGCTGATCGCTACGAATACAAGCCGGACAACGACGCGTTGTATCTGAAGTACAACAACGGCTTCGTACAGAACAATTTCGAGCAGAACCATGTCTCGCCCAAACTCGGTGTGATCTGGCGCTTCACCGATGCACTCAGCGCTTACGCCAATTTCGATTACGGCTTCCGCCCGCCGCTCTACAGCGAAATCGCTGGCGCGTGGAACGAGCAGCCGGTGGCAGGCATCAACATCGCCTATCTGCCCAATCCCAATCTGCGGTCGGAAACGAGCCGCGGGGCGGAGTTTGGTGTGCGTGGCAAGAGTGACGTCGGCTGGTTCAATGTCGATGGCTATTACAACGCGTATCGCAACTTCATCTGGTCCGGTTACGCACTTGCGCCGAGCGCGGTACCTGCGTGGGCGTATCAGATCTCACCGGGTGCGTTCTACAACGAGTTCTTCCAGGCGGTGAACGCGCGCAAAGCCTATATCAAAGGCTTTGAAGCGACGGGTGCGCTGCAGCTGGGACATTTCAGTGATGTGCTGAAGGGCTGGTCGTTGAAGGGCAGTGCCGCGGTGGCGACGGGCCGGCTTATCCAGCCGGGTGATACCGGTTACACCCCGCTCAATACGGTCGATCCGGCCAAGCTTGTCGCGGGCGTGAGTTACGACGCGGACAACTGGGGCGCCGAGTTGATCGGCACAGCCGTGCGTCGACACACCGGCCTGAGTGATCCGACCATTTTTCGGCCACCTGGTTACGGCAAGCTCGATCTCTACGCACACTACTCGCCTACCGATTATCTGGATCTCTACGCAGGCATCAGCAACCTCACCAATCGCAAGTATTGGGACTGGGGCAACCTCAACAGCGGTGCACTGGGCAACTTGATCAGTGGAAACGGCTTGAACGATGCCGGCACCGGCGGCCTGCCCGCGGATCGTTTCACCATGCCCGGTCGCACGTTCAGTCTCGCCGCTCGCATCGCCTATTGA